A portion of the Clupea harengus chromosome 18, Ch_v2.0.2, whole genome shotgun sequence genome contains these proteins:
- the mblac1 gene encoding metallo-beta-lactamase domain-containing protein 1 isoform X1 — protein MDLTGKVISSSCSVIKSVMSDVGPDIPGQPYSISVLKEGYCLPQPNGCTRADGTISLLLGPKTILVDTGGPWDRDFLLAQLEKRGLKPDDISVVVGTHGHSDHVGNLGLFPDAMIVVGSDISQGDLYLPNELADGQPYPIDDHVLIVPTPGHTGRDVSVLVKDTSVGVVLVAGDLFECCADEDSWRALSENPQVQEVNRRAALHTADVIIPGHGPLFKVQRVSTN, from the exons ATGGATCTAACTGGCAAAGTAATATCTTCAAGCTGCAGCGTAATAAAAAGCGTAATGTCAGATGTCGGTCCAGACATACCTGGCCAGCCTTACAGTATCTCAGTGCTTAAAGAGGGTTATTGTTTGCCACAACCAAATGGTTGTACGCGTGCAGACGGAACCATATCTCTCTTACTTGGACCTAAGACAATTTTGGTTGATACTGGGGGACCATGGGATCGTGATTTTCTTCTTGCTCAGTTGGAGAAAAGAGGACTGAAGCCTGACGACATCAGCGTAGTCGTCGGAACCCATGGCCACTCAGACCACGTGGGTAATTTAGGGCTTTTTCCAGACGCAATGATAGTTGTAGGGTCTGATATAAGTCAAGGGGATCTGTACCTTCCAAACGAGCTGGCAGACGGCCAGCCATATCCTATCGATGATCAT gTGTTAATAGTTCCAACCCCAGGTCACACAGGACGTGACGTGAGTGTGCTGGTGAAGGACACCTCTGTGGGTGTGGTGTTGGTTGCAGGGGACTTATTTGAGTGCTGCGCTGATGAAGACTCCTGGCGGGCGCTGAGTGAGAATCCTCAAGTACAAGAGGTGAACAGAAGGGCGGCTTTACACACTGCGGATGTTATCATCCCTGGACATGGACCTCTGTTCAAG GTGCAGAGGGTCTCCACCAACTGA
- the mblac1 gene encoding metallo-beta-lactamase domain-containing protein 1 isoform X2, translating to MDLTGKVISSSCSVIKSVMSDVGPDIPGQPYSISVLKEGYCLPQPNGCTRADGTISLLLGPKTILVDTGGPWDRDFLLAQLEKRGLKPDDISVVVGTHGHSDHVLIVPTPGHTGRDVSVLVKDTSVGVVLVAGDLFECCADEDSWRALSENPQVQEVNRRAALHTADVIIPGHGPLFKVQRVSTN from the exons ATGGATCTAACTGGCAAAGTAATATCTTCAAGCTGCAGCGTAATAAAAAGCGTAATGTCAGATGTCGGTCCAGACATACCTGGCCAGCCTTACAGTATCTCAGTGCTTAAAGAGGGTTATTGTTTGCCACAACCAAATGGTTGTACGCGTGCAGACGGAACCATATCTCTCTTACTTGGACCTAAGACAATTTTGGTTGATACTGGGGGACCATGGGATCGTGATTTTCTTCTTGCTCAGTTGGAGAAAAGAGGACTGAAGCCTGACGACATCAGCGTAGTCGTCGGAACCCATGGCCACTCAGACCAC gTGTTAATAGTTCCAACCCCAGGTCACACAGGACGTGACGTGAGTGTGCTGGTGAAGGACACCTCTGTGGGTGTGGTGTTGGTTGCAGGGGACTTATTTGAGTGCTGCGCTGATGAAGACTCCTGGCGGGCGCTGAGTGAGAATCCTCAAGTACAAGAGGTGAACAGAAGGGCGGCTTTACACACTGCGGATGTTATCATCCCTGGACATGGACCTCTGTTCAAGGTGCAGAGGGTCTCCACCAACTGA
- the LOC105895461 gene encoding lysophosphatidic acid receptor 6: MSNTTQAPVWEECKDGTEQRVELIFVSLYVLIFVAGLILNLTALVVFFCHTKTRSHTTVYMTNLALADLFLVCTLPVRIYYHLGFQDTPPLLCEIMGVVLLINMYGSIFLLSCISFDRCVAVCFPMSQRVREGRKRAPFICLAVWVITIGASLPIYLIKPPDNQNQTQTQCFGSVPIYATRAIAVTSSLITGFGVPLLVMLISSWGLIRAISHSQAAQSELVDSRKIQRMIAICLIIFLCCFLPYHLNLWLIYLHQRPIPCGLVTSYRYSLMVACLNAVLDPLAYYFTTETFRERVDLDVLRMWPTTGQSSENNRAGGPLNT; encoded by the coding sequence ATGTCCAACACTACACAGGCCCCTGTCTGGGAGGAGTGTAAGGACGGgacagagcagagagtggaACTGATCTTTGTAAGTCTTTATGTGTTGATCTTTGTTGCGGGCCTCATCCTTAACCTCACTGCTCTGGTGGTGTTTTTCTGCCACACTAAAACACGCTCCCACACCACAGTCTACATGACCAACCTGGCCTTGGCTGACCTGTTCCTGGTTTGCACACTGCCTGTGAGGATCTACTACCACCTGGGCTTCCAggacactcctcctctcctgtgtgagaTCATGGGGGTGGTTCTTCTGATCAACATGTATGGGAGCATCTTTCTGCTGAGCTGCATAAGCTTCGACCGCTGTGTGGCTGTCTGCTTCCCCATGTCACAGCGCGTGCGTGAAGGCCGCAAGAGGGCACCCTTCATTTGCCTTGCTGTCTGGGTCATTACAATCGGTGCAAGTTTACCCATCTATCTTATCAAACCACCGGACAACCAgaaccagacccagacccaatGCTTTGGGAGTGTGCCCATCTACGCCACTCGGGCCATTGCTGTCACCTCCAGCCTCATTACGGGCTTTGGGGTTCCACTGCTGGTGATGCTGATCAGCTCCTGGGGGCTCATCCGGGCCATCAGCCACAGCCAAGCAGCCCAGTCGGAGCTTGTGGACAGCCGAAAGATCCAGAGGATGATCGCAATATGCCTGATCATCTTCCTCTGCTGTTTTTTGCCCTACCATCTTAATTTATGGTTGATCTACCTGCACCAGAGACCTATCCCATGTGGTCTGGTGACCAGCTATCGCTATAGCCTAATGGTGGCCTGTCTCAATGCTGTGTTGGACCCACTGGCCTACTACTTTACCACTGAGACCTTTCGTGAGAGAGTGGATCTGGACGTGCTACGCATGTGGCCCACGACTGGCCAGAGCTCAGAGAACAATCGCGCCGGGGGGCCCCTCAATACCTGA
- the mpdu1b gene encoding mannose-P-dolichol utilization defect 1b produces MEVEMATSVMDPLKDVLLTYFMPEKCYDEFFLNFNFLHVECLKIVLSKGLGIGIILGSVLVKLPQILKLMGAKSAEGLSFNSILLELFAITGTMAYSIANNFPFSAWGEAFFLTLQTVAIGFLIQHYGGKTIKGLIFLVVYFALAAVLMSPQTPMAVVTTMQASNMPAIIFGRLIQVGTNYSNGHTGQLSAVSVFLLFAGSLARIFTTIQETGDSLMALTYVISSSCNGVIAAQVLYYWNSSPEALKKKAE; encoded by the exons ATGGAAGTTGAAATGGCAACGTCAGTGATGGACCCCCTGAAAGATGTCCTTCTCACGTATTTCATGCCAGAGAAGTGTTACGATGAATTTTTCCTCAATTTCAATTTTTTGCATG tgGAATGTCTGAAGATAGTTTTAAGCAAAGGTCTGGGGATTGGGATCATTCTGGGATCAGTTCTGG TCAAACTTCCACAGATCCTAAAGCTGATGGGAGCAAAAAGTGCCGAAGGCCTTAGCTTCAACTCCATCCTCCTTGAATTGTTTGCAATCACAGGAACTATGGCCTACAGCATTGCAAACAACTTCCCCTTCAG TGCTTGGGGTGAAGCCTTCTTCCTTACGTTACAGACAGTTGCCATTGGATTCCTCATTCAACACTATGGTGGAAAAACTATCAAAG GATTGATCTTTCTTGTGGTGTACTTTGCGTTGGCGGCGGTCCTGATGTCACCCCAGACACCCATGGCTGTGGTCACGACCATGCAGGCTTCCAACATGCCAGCTATCATTTTTGGGAGG CTCATCCAGGTGGGAACAAACTACAGCAATGGACACACTGGGCAACTGTCAGCTGTGTCAGTTTTCTTGCTCTTTGCTGGATCCCTGGCTAGGATATTCACCACTATACAG GAAACTGGGGACTCTCTGATGGCCCTGACCTACGTCATCTCCTCCAGCTGTAACGGCGTCATCGCCGCCCAGGTCCTCTACTACTGGAACAGCAGCCCTGAGGCACTGAAGAAGAAGGCGGAGTAA